Proteins co-encoded in one Euleptes europaea isolate rEulEur1 chromosome 1, rEulEur1.hap1, whole genome shotgun sequence genomic window:
- the LOC130473733 gene encoding LOW QUALITY PROTEIN: zinc finger protein 624-like (The sequence of the model RefSeq protein was modified relative to this genomic sequence to represent the inferred CDS: substituted 1 base at 1 genomic stop codon), which translates to MPPACALPRCHQRVPLSPLCVCVCVREIPWLLGLVTFQEVSIHFSEEEWGLLDPDQRRLHKEVMADNYQNVASLGEEPYKCLQCGKSFARNSHLTVHQRIHTGEKPYKCLQCGKGFASNSNLTVHQHIHTGEKPYKCLQCGKSFAERSNLTVHQRIHTGEEPYKCLQCGKSFARNSHLTVHQRIHTGEKPYKCLQCGKGFASNSNLTVHQHIHTGEKPYKCLQCGKSFAERSNLTVHQRIHTGVEPYKCLQCGKSFARNSQLTVHQRIHTGEEPYKCLQCGKSFARNSQLIVHQRIHTGEKPYKCLQCGKGFALNSNLTVHQHIHTGEEPYKCLQCGKSFARNSQLTVHQRIHTGEKPYKCLQCGKAFASSSELIVHQRIHTGEKPYKCLQCGKSFASCSNFTVHLRIHSGEKPYKCLQCGKSFAEHSKLTIHQRIHTGEKPYKCLQCGKAFASSSDLIHHQRIHTGEKPYKCLQCGKSFAERSYLTIHQRIHTGEKPFKCLQCGKAFASNSAFTMHHRIHTGEKPFKCLQCGKAFASSSNLTVHQRIHTGEKPYKCLQCGKSFAQRSHLTAHRLMHTXETISALGLWKEPSLDSRADCS; encoded by the exons ATGCCTCCGGCTTGCGCGCTGCCGCGCTGCCACCAGAGGGTCCCCCTCAGccctctctgtgtatgtgtgtgtgtgcgcgagaTCCCCTGGCTgctg ggTCTGGTGACCTTTCAGGAGGTATCCATTCATTtctctgaggaggagtggggcctgctggatccggaccaaagaaggcttcacaaggaagtcatggcggacaattatcagaatgtggcctcccTGG gggaggaaccttataaatgcttgcagtgtggaaagagctttgctcggaattcacaccttactgtccatcagcgtatccacactggggagaaaccttataaatgcttgcagtgtggaaagggctttgcttcgaattcaaatcttactgtccatcagcatatccacactggggagaaaccttataaatgcttgcagtgtggaaagagctttgctgaacGTTCtaaccttactgtccatcagcgtatccacacaggggaggaaccttataaatgcttgcagtgtggaaagagctttgctcggaattcacaccttactgtccatcagcgtatccacactggggagaaaccttataaatgcttgcagtgtggaaagggctttgcttcgaattcaaatcttactgtccatcagcatatccacactggggagaaaccttataaatgcttgcagtgtggaaagagctttgctgaacGTTCtaaccttactgtccatcagcgtatccacactggggtggaaccttataaatgcttgcagtgtggaaagagctttgctcggaattcacagcttactgtccatcagcgtatccacactggggaggaaccttataaatgcttgcagtgtggaaagagctttgctcggaatTCACAGCTtattgtccatcagcgtatccacactggggagaaaccttataaatgcttgcagtgtggaaagggctttgctttgaattcaaatcttactgtccatcagcatatccacactggggaggaaccttataaatgcttgcagtgtggaaagagctttgctcggaattcacagcttactgtccatcagcgtatccacactggggagaaaccttataaatgcttgcagtgtggaaaggcctttgcttcgagttcagagcttattgtccatcagcgtatccacactggggagaaaccttataaatgcttgcagtgtggaaagagctttgcttcctGTTCAAACTTTACTGTCCACCTCCGTATCCattctggggagaaaccttataaatgcttacagtgtggaaagagctttgctgagcATTCaaagcttactatccatcagcgtatccacactggggagaaaccttataaatgcttgcagtgtggaaaggcctttgcttcgagttcagacCTTATTCACcaccagcgtatccacactggggagaaaccttataaatgcttgcaatgtggaaagagctttgctgagcGTTCATATCTTActatccatcaacgtatccacactggggagaaaccttttaaatgcttgcagtgtggaaaggcctTTGCTTCGAATTCAGCGTTTACTATGCATCACCGTatccatactggggagaaaccttttaaatgcttgcagtgtggaaaggcctttgcttcgagttcaaatcttactgtccatcagcgtatccacactggggagaaaccttataaatgcttgcagtgtggaaagagctttgctcagcgtTCACACCTTACTGCCCATCGACTAATGCACACTTGAGAAACTATATCAGCACTTGGACTGTGGAAAGAGCCTTCCTTGGATTCACGGGCTGATTGTTCCTGA